In the genome of Neodiprion pinetum isolate iyNeoPine1 chromosome 2, iyNeoPine1.2, whole genome shotgun sequence, one region contains:
- the LOC124213397 gene encoding uncharacterized protein codes for MPKNSTRHAIESGTKRSHVRPTVRAPPAENKHYRSIHIGVVNGKRWIQLKKRLRLGTDEDLAGHLLDLGESAQRLNKRCQNGLDWKADCEDEGNRPKSVAVENEADEGEEPLRRSPRKQLLLPVPEAQSSVPKTDKVPEAEAESETLESLSKVHVRRSSRNKHHKSKTKHHKVKRRKRKHLKVSDNTAVELEEGCVAPELVTHHKSHEDSIEKREKRISDNDTDSSASHKGNSGKAEEPELHVDVDKPKTEDVDKVRLAECVQGTVNGFDNAPEDKEISCKETGVADDAVLKVEKNEGSQIANDEGEKLPAVSTSKRKTVIGFKEAIQDLSRMKKSEELNNSDTDMTGDKVGDDNTPQLSKVDNIPDERKLRKKRKRIRYEADRDCKDIKSVSDDVTDEHVHKHRKRKHKHTGEHKNKKHHDVRKAPQNGIIVPDKSVMPISVIEDATPVVPESILMENNSEISLTEPQRVAIKIKLCQECNSRHLQDACPLLKPQYTILDSTTYANWLNKHVDNPEVQKTVCCKDPMSEGYDKPPDDGFESDDDQMNSEQSKQRIKVESEEKQLIFDKDRPIYARDSLPECLELKVTSHDHGLGVYAKSRLPMYSRLGPLVGIPVKEMDIPDDFSMRHIWEMEHNGKTSYISTTDPLRSNWVRYMRPADTKEERSVIVVGKEGELHLITTQNISPGTELTYWADSQSSAWTRKNKMDKTNCGGCNLNFAHPIYYRLHCCIFHDTNYSLTIRKYHCKVCGAAVLGKDNIMKHAAELHAGRGAYQCQYCKKFFLRLNYLEMHRTYGCSQNPQRARPLCDFCGRKFCQPQKLKVHIKRMHSDMSEVLREFQCKLCLKLLGSRAALQRHMKEVHHKDVIGAATCDRCGKMFQNKSNLKIHMLTHSGVKPFKCKENSCKAAFTTKQCLQFHYKKVHGLTEEMMPKIERSVAYTFDAYSGGLIEDTGRGKTPRLSRQSSQDNSNSLPSLDECSSESSSKAEVPIKLTQPESVEYQNNEDDPPAKDEFEHDNHQPSSPQSSTLHIVDSIESNVENIRPETDLYTTARLQSKGSKKWMGEFNTPTTSEIPAQLQSSSAPQDVYEFEDRKEEGKITQTLIDESKLGLNVYRRTESSNASLLVEAALDAAERDIGAVSSPILEDNDRDTNLYSISTHLHSPMPQRSPDTHLDSYIQQQELMSPTPTPDNRHTPPSHLHMDYHLHRPVDYMNARTHNMEQYLHHEDLPRVTSPNNYIHVQDLVSPAATPNPRYQDVHHHQVPTDNLSSDEGDSVAQNLSLSVKEKDPLQLDLSTSYKYDTIESDFGRERTNFEPLVLNSSELQGLDMSARGFHHSFGAQVQNVRYHHHLYEITERQSVDLSRTGGYSMSPPPPPPSYPHNDVLRVVSLDLTPGGRHSVDLSLSRSHHLHGTGTRLLTSPQPSSVSNSHVVPDTIDGRIMSPPPPPPGYNPTYPVSPAPYHPPRPGYHHYSGYY; via the exons ATGCCCAAAAACAGTACGAGGCATGCGATAGAATCAGGAACAAAACGTTCTCACGTTCGACCAACGGTGCGGGCGCCTCCGGCCGAGAATAAACATTATCGAAGTATACACATCGGTGTTGTCAACGGGAAACGATGGATCCAACTAAAAAAACGTCTCCGACTTGGCACTGACGAGGACCTAGCCGGACATTTGTTGGATTTAGGTGAATCGGCGCAGAG GCTAAACAAAAGATGTCAGAATGGATTAGACTGGAAAGCAGATTGTGAAGATGAAGGAAACAGACCTAAATCTGTTGCCGTGGAAAACGAGGCTGACGAAGGTGAAGAGCCGTTGCGTCGAAGTCCTCGCAAGCAGTTGCTGCTGCCAGTGCCAGAGGCACAGTCATCTGTGCCAAAAACTGACAAAGTACCAGAGGCTGAAGCAGAATCGGAAACCTTGGAAAGCTTGAGCAAAGTACATGTTAGAAGGAGCTCCAGGAATAAACACCACAAAAGTAAAACCAAACACCATAAAGTCAAGCGTAGGAAGAGGAAACATTTGAAAGTATCGGATAATACTGCGGTAGAATTAGAAGAAGGATGTGTGGCACCTGAGCTTGTGACGCATCACAAGAGTCATGAAGACTCCAtcgaaaaaagagagaaaagaattaGCGACAATGACACAGACAGCTCCGCTAGTCACAAGGGGAACTCTGGAAAAGCCGAAGAACCTGAATTGCACGTAGATGTAGACAAGCCAAAGACTGAAGATGTAGATAAAGTTAGACTTGCTGAATGTGTACAGGGGACTGTAAACGGTTTTGACAATGCTCCTGAGGACAAAGAAATTTCGTGCAAAGAGACAGGAGTTGCTGATGATGCAGTTTTAAAAGTTGAGAAGAATGAGGGTAGTCAAATTGCAAATGATGAAGGTGAAAAGCTACCAGCTGTAAGCACAAGTAAACGAAAAACTGTAATTGGGTTCAAAGAAGCCATACAAGATTTGAGCAGGATGAAAAAGTCTgaagaattgaataattcagaCACAGATATGACTGGTGACAAAGTTGGTGACGATAATACACCTCAACTATCAAAGGTGGATAATATTCCAGATGAGCGAAAgttgagaaagaaaagaaaaagaattaggTATGAAGCTGATCGAGATTGTAAAGATATAAAAAGTGTATCGGATGATGTCACAGATGAACATGTGCATAAGCATCGTAAAAgaaaacacaaacacacaggCGAGCATAAGAATAAGAAACACCACGATGTTCGCAAGGCCCCTCAAAATGGAATTATTGTTCCTGATAAAAGTGTCATGCCCATATCTGTTATAGAAGATGCAACTCCAGTCGTCCCTGAAAGCATACTGATGGAAAATAACTCGGAAATCTCTTTGACTGAACCGCAGAGAGtagcaataaaaataaagcttTGTCAAGAGTGTAACAGTCGGCATTTACAGGACGCCTGCCCATTGCTCAAGCCTCAGTATACCATTTTAGATTCTACCACATATGCTAATTGGTTAAATAAGCATGTGGATAATCCAGAAGTTCAGAAGACAGTCTGCTGCAAAGATCCGATGTCTGAAGGCTATGACAAACCACCTGATGATGGTTTTGAATCTGATGACGACCAAATGAACTCGGAGCAATCTAAACAGAGGATAAAAGTAGAAAGTGAAGAAAAGCAGCTGATCTTTGACAAAGATAGACCAATCTATGCCAGAGACTCCCTGCCAGAGTGTTTAGAACTGAAAGTAACCAGTCACGACCATGGGCTTGGGGTTTACGCTAAGAGTCGACTACCAATGTATTCCAGACTTGGACCTCTTGTTGGTATACCAGTTAAAGAAATGGACATACCTGATGACTTCTCAATGAGACATATTTGGGAG ATGGAGCACAATGGTAAGACCTCGTATATCAGTACTACAGACCCATTGAGGAGTAATTGGGTTCGATATATGAGGCCAGCAGATACCAAGGAAGAAAGAAGTGTTATTGTTGTGGGCAAAGAAGGAGAGCTTCATTTGATCACTACGCAGAATATTTCTCCTGGGACGGAATTGACCTACTGGGCTGATTCTCAATCGTCTGCTTGGAcgcggaaaaataaaatggacaAAACTA ATTGCGGAGGTTGTAATCTGAACTTTGCTCATCCTATTTACTATCGGCTGCATTGCTGCATCTTTCATGATACCAATTACAGCCTTACGATAAGAAAATATCACTGCAAG GTTTGTGGAGCTGCTGTTTTGGGAAAAGATAACATAATGAAACATGCGGCCGAGCTACATGCAGGTCGTGGAGCTTACCAATGccaatattgtaaaaaatttttcttgagaCTCAATTACTTAGAAATGCATCGAACATATGGGTGTTCCCAAAACCCGCAGAGAGCAAGGCCACTTTGCGATTTTTGCGGCCGGAAATTCTGCCAGCCACAGAAATTGAAAGTACACATCAAAAGGATGCACAGTG ATATGTCGGAAGTGCTTAGAGAATTTCAGTGCAAATTGTGTTTAAAACTACTCGGATCGCGAGCAGCTCTGCAGCGTCATATGAAAGAGGTCCATCACAAAGACGTTATTGGTGCAGCTACTTGTGATCGTTGCGGAAAGATGTTTCAGAACAAGAGTAATCTTAAGATCCACATGCTGACCCACAGTGGCGTCAAGCCTTTTAA GTGCAAAGAAAATAGTTGTAAAGCTGCTTTCACCACTAAACAGTGTTTACAATTTCATTACAAGAAAGTACATGGGCTGACTGAAGAAATGATGCCCAAGATTGAACGCTCTGTCGCATATACATTTGACGCATATAGTGGAGGTCTTATAGAAGACACGGGCCGAGGAAAGACGCCCAGATTAAGCCGACAAAGTTCCCAG gaTAACAGCAACAGTTTGCCGTCATTAGATGAATGCAGCTCAGAAAGTAGCTCGAAAGCAGAAGTACCAATAAAACTTACACAACCCGAATCTGTTGAGTATCAAAACAATGAAGATGATCCACCAGCAAAGGATGAGTTCGAGCATGATAATCATCAGCCATCCTCACCCCAGTCCAGTACACTGCATATAGTAGACAGCATAGAatcaaatgttgaaaatattcgacCCGAAACGGATTTGTATACAACCGCAAGGCTGCAAAGTAAAGGGAGTAAAAAATGGATGGGTGAATTCAACACGCCGACGACTTCGGAAATACCAGCTCAGCTTCAGTCTTCGTCTGCCCCACAAGACGTTTACGAATTTGAAGACAGGAAAGAAGAGGGGAAAATAACACAAACCCTGATCGATGAGTCTAAACTAGGATTGAATGTATATAGGCGAACGGAAAGCTCGAATGCTAGCTTGCTGGTAGAAGCAGCACTTGATGCAGCAGAAAGAGATATCGGAGCTGTTTCTAGTCCAATATTAGAAGATAATGACAGAGATACCAATctatattcaatttcaacgcACTTACATTCGCCTATGCCTCAGAGATCTCCAGATACTCATTTGGATTCTTACATTCAGCAACAAGAGCTCATGTCGCCTACCCCAACTCCAGACAATCGTCATACACCACCGAGCCATTTACACATGGATTATCATTTGCATAGACCTGTGGATTATATGAACGCAAGGACTCACAACATGGAACAGTATTTACACCATGAAGATTTGCCGCGAGTAACGTCCCCAAACAATTATATTCATGTCCAAGACTTAGTGTCACCAGCTGCAACACCAAATCCAAGATACCAGGACGTGCATCATCACCAAGTTCCCACAGATAATTTATCGAGCGATGAAGGTGATTCCGTAGCTCAAAATTTGAGTCTATCCGTTAAAGAAAAGGATCCTCTACAATTGGATCTATCCACTTCTTATAAATATGACACAATAGAATCAGACTTCGGAAGAGAGAGAACCAATTTTGAGCCCCTTGTACTAAACAGCAGTGAACTGCAGGGGTTGGACATGTCGGCTCGAGGATTTCACCACAGTTTTGGTGCTCAGGTACAAAATGTTCGTTACCACCATCATCTTTACGAAATTACTGAAAGACAGAGCGTTGATCTCAGCAGAACGGGAGGCTACTCGATGTCCCCACCCCCTCCGCCACCATCTTATCCACATAATGATGTTCTCAGAGTAGTTAGTCTAGATTTAACTCCAGGTGGACGACACAGTGTAGACTTGAGTCTGTCTAGGTCTCATCACTTGCATGGAACTGGAACAAGATTGCTCACTAGCCCTCAACCATCGAGTGTTTCGAACTCGCATGTTGTGCCTGATACGATAGATGGCCGAATTATGTCGCCACCACCTCCACCCCCTGGATACAATCCAACTTACCCCGTTAGTCCAGCCCCGTATCATCCACCAAGACCCGGATATCATCATTACTCTggatattattga